A DNA window from Hydrogenophaga taeniospiralis contains the following coding sequences:
- a CDS encoding amino acid ABC transporter substrate-binding protein, with amino-acid sequence MKPRHVAALLTLGLCATTAFAEGTLDKIRASGTITLGHRDASIPFSYLDDKQQPIGYAMDLCLKVVDAVKAELKLPALKVSYQPVTSATRIPLMANGTIDLECGSTTNNAERQKQVSYTMSHFITANRFVAKKADKLSKLDDLKGKTVVSTSGTTNIRQLTELNASRNLGINILAAKDHAEAFLMVDTGRAVAFVMDDILLAGLVANHSNPGQFAISSEQLSVEPYGIMLRKDDPAFKKVVDDAMTKIYKGGQLTAIYDKWFMAAIPPRGIQLNIPMSDAMKKVMNAPTDSPDPALYR; translated from the coding sequence ATGAAACCTCGCCACGTTGCAGCCCTGCTGACCCTGGGCCTGTGCGCCACCACCGCCTTTGCCGAAGGCACGCTGGACAAGATCCGCGCCAGCGGCACCATCACGCTGGGCCACCGGGACGCGTCGATCCCCTTCTCCTACCTGGACGACAAGCAGCAACCCATCGGCTACGCCATGGACCTGTGCTTGAAGGTGGTCGATGCCGTGAAGGCCGAACTCAAGCTGCCGGCTCTGAAGGTGAGCTACCAGCCCGTCACCTCGGCCACCCGCATCCCGTTGATGGCCAACGGCACGATTGACCTCGAGTGCGGCTCCACCACCAACAACGCCGAGCGCCAGAAGCAGGTGTCGTACACCATGTCGCACTTCATCACCGCCAACCGCTTCGTGGCCAAGAAGGCCGACAAGCTCAGCAAGCTCGACGACCTCAAGGGAAAGACCGTGGTCTCCACCTCGGGCACGACCAACATCCGCCAGCTCACCGAGCTCAACGCCTCGCGCAACCTGGGCATCAACATCCTCGCCGCCAAGGACCACGCGGAAGCCTTCCTGATGGTGGACACCGGACGCGCCGTGGCCTTCGTCATGGACGACATCCTGCTGGCCGGCCTCGTGGCGAACCACAGCAACCCTGGGCAGTTCGCCATCTCCAGCGAGCAGTTGTCGGTGGAGCCCTACGGGATCATGTTGCGCAAGGACGATCCCGCGTTCAAGAAAGTGGTGGACGACGCCATGACCAAGATCTACAAGGGCGGCCAGCTCACCGCGATCTACGACAAGTGGTTCATGGCGGCCATTCCCCCGCGCGGTATCCAGCTGAACATTCCCATGAGCGACGCGATGAAGAAGGTGATGAACGCGCCCACCGACTCGCCCGACCCAGCCCTGTACCGCTGA
- a CDS encoding amino acid ABC transporter permease, with translation MNYNWNWGIFWELSPDATGTYMATLLQGLRWTVATGLSAWVIALLLGLVVGTLRTVPTRWLVMLGNGYVELFRNVPLLVQMFLWFFVVPELLPVAWGTWVKQLPNASFWTAVIALAFFTSARVAEQVKAGIQSQPRGQLMAATALGMTLSQSYRHVLLPMAVRLILPPLTSEFMNVMKNSAVALTIGLMELTAQARSMQEFSFQVFEAFTAATLLYLLMNLVIVLGMRAVERFLAVPGFTGTRTPAAATH, from the coding sequence TTGAACTACAACTGGAACTGGGGCATCTTCTGGGAGCTGTCGCCCGATGCGACAGGCACCTACATGGCCACCCTGCTGCAGGGTCTGCGATGGACCGTGGCCACCGGCCTGAGCGCCTGGGTGATCGCGTTGCTGTTGGGTTTGGTGGTGGGCACCTTGCGCACCGTGCCCACCCGGTGGCTGGTCATGCTGGGCAATGGGTATGTGGAGCTGTTCCGCAACGTGCCCCTGCTGGTCCAGATGTTCCTGTGGTTCTTCGTCGTGCCGGAGCTGCTGCCCGTTGCCTGGGGAACCTGGGTCAAGCAGCTGCCCAATGCGTCGTTCTGGACGGCCGTGATCGCGCTGGCGTTCTTCACGTCGGCGCGGGTGGCCGAACAGGTAAAGGCGGGCATCCAGTCGCAGCCCCGTGGCCAGCTGATGGCCGCCACCGCGCTGGGCATGACGCTGTCGCAGAGCTACCGCCACGTGTTGTTGCCCATGGCGGTGCGCCTGATCCTGCCGCCGCTGACGTCCGAGTTCATGAACGTGATGAAGAACAGCGCGGTGGCCCTGACCATCGGGCTCATGGAACTCACCGCGCAGGCGCGTTCGATGCAGGAGTTCAGCTTTCAGGTGTTCGAGGCCTTCACGGCCGCCACGCTGCTCTACCTGCTGATGAACTTGGTGATCGTGCTGGGCATGCGAGCGGTCGAGCGGTTTCTCGCCGTACCGGGATTCACCGGAACCCGCACACCCGCGGCCGCCACACATTGA
- a CDS encoding amino acid ABC transporter permease, with translation MFNTFDFDTIARSWHTLIFQGLAFTLEVTALSMLGGIVLGTLLAMMRLSSFKPLSWFAGGYVNLVRSIPLVLVIFWFYFLVPYIGAWIIGSNQPIRVGAFASALITFVMFEACYYCEIMRAGIQSIPRGQLNAGYALGFNYWQVMGHVVLPQAFRNMLPVLFTQTIVLFQDVSLVYIISLPDFVTLASKIAQRDGRLVEMYLFVAVVYFAICLTLSYGVKKLQSRLAVIR, from the coding sequence ATGTTCAATACCTTTGATTTCGACACCATCGCCCGCTCCTGGCACACCCTGATCTTTCAGGGCCTGGCCTTCACGCTGGAGGTCACCGCACTGTCGATGCTCGGTGGCATCGTGCTGGGGACCCTGCTGGCCATGATGCGGCTGTCCTCCTTCAAGCCGCTGTCGTGGTTCGCCGGGGGCTACGTCAACCTGGTGCGCTCCATTCCGCTGGTGCTGGTGATTTTCTGGTTCTACTTCCTGGTGCCCTACATCGGCGCCTGGATCATCGGGTCGAACCAGCCGATCCGGGTGGGGGCCTTTGCCTCCGCGCTCATCACCTTCGTCATGTTCGAAGCCTGTTACTACTGCGAGATCATGCGCGCGGGCATCCAGAGCATTCCCCGCGGACAGCTCAACGCGGGTTACGCCCTGGGCTTCAACTACTGGCAGGTCATGGGCCACGTGGTCCTGCCCCAGGCGTTTCGCAACATGTTGCCCGTGCTCTTCACCCAGACCATCGTGCTGTTCCAGGACGTCTCGCTGGTCTACATCATTTCCCTGCCCGACTTTGTCACGCTGGCCAGCAAGATCGCGCAACGCGACGGGCGTCTGGTCGAGATGTACCTCTTCGTGGCCGTGGTGTATTTCGCCATCTGCCTCACGCTCTCCTACGGCGTGAAAAAGCTGCAGTCCCGCCTGGCCGTGATCCGCTGA
- a CDS encoding amino acid ABC transporter ATP-binding protein: protein MIEIRDVNKWFGPFHALKNCSTHVNKGEVVVVCGPSGSGKSTLIKTVNALEPIQQGEITVDGHSVHGGKTDLSRLRSRIGMVFQNFELFPHLSIASNLAIAQVKVLGRKEDEARERGLRLLDRVGLLAHKDKFPGQLSGGQQQRVAIARALSMDPIAMLFDEPTSALDPEMINEVLDVMVELALEGMTMMVVTHEMGFAKKVADRVIFMDAGEIVEDAKKDEFFGNPRSERAQAFLSKILQH, encoded by the coding sequence ATGATTGAAATCCGAGACGTGAACAAGTGGTTTGGCCCGTTCCACGCACTGAAGAACTGCAGCACCCACGTGAACAAGGGCGAGGTGGTGGTCGTCTGTGGCCCCTCGGGCTCGGGCAAGTCCACCCTGATCAAGACCGTCAACGCGCTGGAGCCCATTCAACAGGGCGAGATCACCGTGGACGGGCACAGCGTGCACGGCGGCAAGACCGACCTTTCCCGGCTGCGCTCGCGCATCGGCATGGTGTTCCAGAACTTCGAGCTGTTCCCCCATTTGTCCATCGCCAGCAATCTGGCCATCGCACAGGTCAAGGTGTTGGGGCGCAAAGAGGACGAGGCGCGGGAACGCGGCCTGCGCCTGCTGGACCGCGTTGGGCTGCTGGCGCACAAGGACAAGTTTCCCGGCCAGCTGTCAGGCGGCCAGCAGCAACGCGTGGCCATTGCACGCGCGTTGTCCATGGACCCGATCGCCATGCTGTTCGACGAACCCACGTCGGCCCTCGACCCGGAGATGATCAACGAGGTGCTGGACGTGATGGTGGAGCTGGCCCTGGAGGGCATGACCATGATGGTGGTGACCCACGAAATGGGCTTCGCCAAGAAGGTGGCCGACCGGGTGATCTTCATGGACGCGGGGGAGATCGTCGAAGACGCGAAGAAAGACGAGTTCTTCGGCAACCCCCGCTCGGAGCGGGCCCAGGCCTTTCTCTCCAAGATCCTTCAACACTGA
- a CDS encoding amino acid ABC transporter substrate-binding protein has translation MNLGLFFGRRATQTAAVACALAVAPTAQADLLDEIRARKHMVLAHRDASIPFSYVDGQGRVMGYSIDLCHRLVEAVRVHLALPTLDVKYLPVSSSTRITAIAQRQADLECGSTTNNAERRKLVDYTVAHFVSSSRLVVRKSAGVTALTDLAGQKVVSTKGSTNLKTLKRLNAEQALRLDILEAEGHAEGFAMVADGRAAAFAMDDVLLYGLIATADRPGDYAVVGKVMSIEPYAIVLPKDEPAFKKLINDAMRKIILDREIYPLYQRWFESPIPPRGTNLKLPMPFFLRDSFKYPSDRVDDWYKD, from the coding sequence ATGAATCTGGGCCTGTTTTTCGGCCGCCGTGCGACACAGACCGCGGCGGTGGCCTGTGCACTGGCAGTGGCGCCAACGGCGCAGGCCGACCTGCTCGATGAGATCAGGGCACGCAAGCACATGGTGCTGGCCCACCGCGACGCCTCGATCCCCTTCTCCTACGTGGACGGGCAAGGCCGGGTCATGGGGTATTCCATTGATCTGTGCCACCGGCTGGTGGAGGCCGTGCGGGTGCACCTGGCGCTGCCCACGCTGGACGTGAAGTACCTGCCGGTGAGTTCGAGCACACGCATCACCGCGATCGCACAACGCCAGGCCGACCTGGAGTGTGGCTCCACCACCAACAACGCCGAGCGCCGCAAGCTGGTGGACTACACGGTGGCCCACTTCGTGTCGTCGTCGCGACTGGTCGTGCGCAAGAGCGCGGGTGTGACGGCCCTGACCGATCTCGCGGGCCAGAAGGTGGTGTCCACCAAAGGCTCCACCAACCTCAAGACCTTGAAGCGCCTGAACGCCGAACAGGCGCTGCGGCTCGACATCCTGGAGGCCGAAGGCCACGCCGAGGGTTTCGCCATGGTGGCCGACGGCCGCGCCGCCGCCTTCGCCATGGACGACGTGCTGTTGTACGGCCTCATCGCCACCGCGGACCGGCCCGGTGACTACGCCGTGGTGGGCAAGGTCATGAGCATCGAGCCCTACGCCATCGTGCTGCCCAAAGACGAGCCGGCCTTCAAGAAACTCATCAATGACGCCATGCGCAAAATCATCCTCGACCGCGAGATCTACCCGCTCTACCAGCGCTGGTTCGAGTCGCCCATCCCGCCCCGGGGCACCAACCTGAAACTGCCCATGCCCTTCTTCCTGCGCGACAGCTTCAAGTACCCCAGCGACCGGGTGGACGACTGGTACAAGGACTGA
- a CDS encoding EamA family transporter: MPAILKNPGLEGQTMRLAGALLIVYLVWGTTYFAIGVAMQSLPPLLMNGARFVLAGAVMLAYARWQGQAWPTAAQWRGSALIGALMAFAAMALVVLAQRLGIGSGLMATVVTTMPMWLALWTRWGGEPVPLTSWIGLVLGATGALVLALEGDFSSTVLGTLCAFGAPLAWSLGSYASRKMALPAPAMASGAQWLVGGLLGLLVAALWEPGAQRFQWSQVTAASGAAWLYLVVMGTLVTLNAYLWLLKNSSAALAGSYSFVNPVVALCVGVLLGGEQLTGWVFVAMPLILAALALILYGREALAWVGALRRPFKANRSAAKA; the protein is encoded by the coding sequence ATGCCAGCCATTCTCAAGAACCCAGGGCTTGAAGGCCAGACCATGCGCCTGGCCGGCGCCCTGCTGATTGTCTACCTGGTGTGGGGCACCACCTATTTCGCGATCGGCGTGGCGATGCAGAGCCTACCCCCGCTGCTCATGAATGGCGCGCGTTTCGTGCTGGCGGGCGCGGTGATGCTGGCGTATGCGCGCTGGCAGGGCCAGGCCTGGCCCACGGCGGCGCAATGGCGCGGCAGCGCGCTCATCGGCGCGCTCATGGCCTTCGCCGCCATGGCCCTGGTGGTGCTGGCGCAGCGGCTGGGCATCGGCTCGGGGCTGATGGCCACGGTGGTGACCACCATGCCCATGTGGCTGGCGCTGTGGACGCGCTGGGGCGGCGAGCCGGTGCCGCTGACCAGCTGGATCGGCCTGGTGCTGGGCGCCACCGGCGCACTGGTGCTGGCCCTGGAGGGCGACTTTTCCAGCACGGTGCTGGGCACGTTGTGCGCCTTCGGCGCACCGCTGGCCTGGAGCCTGGGCTCCTACGCCTCGCGCAAGATGGCCCTGCCCGCGCCCGCCATGGCCTCGGGCGCGCAGTGGCTGGTGGGCGGCCTGCTGGGCTTGCTGGTGGCGGCGCTGTGGGAGCCGGGCGCGCAGCGGTTCCAGTGGAGCCAGGTCACGGCCGCGTCCGGCGCGGCCTGGCTGTATCTGGTGGTGATGGGCACCCTGGTCACGCTCAACGCCTACCTGTGGCTGCTGAAAAACAGCTCGGCCGCGCTGGCCGGCAGTTACTCGTTCGTCAACCCGGTGGTGGCCCTGTGCGTGGGCGTGCTGCTCGGGGGCGAGCAGCTCACCGGCTGGGTGTTCGTGGCGATGCCGCTGATCCTGGCGGCGCTGGCGCTGATCCTGTATGGGCGCGAAGCCTTGGCCTGGGTGGGTGCGCTGCGCCGGCCTTTCAAAGCGAACCGTTCGGCAGCGAAGGCGTGA
- a CDS encoding Lrp/AsnC family transcriptional regulator: MQANIQLDDVDSRILTALGADSRRSYADVASEVGLSTAAVHERVKKMLERGVIERFSLRVDPDRVGLRFTAFVAVRNDGGIHCREVAPLLREMPEVLELHSVAGEYDFLAKIRTTHARALEEVLYKIKAIPGVARTTSTVVLNTEFEDRPLRLP; encoded by the coding sequence ATGCAAGCAAATATTCAGCTCGATGACGTTGACTCAAGAATTTTGACGGCTTTGGGCGCGGACAGCCGTCGTTCTTACGCCGACGTGGCGTCCGAGGTGGGCCTGTCCACCGCGGCCGTGCACGAGCGGGTGAAGAAGATGCTGGAGCGTGGGGTGATCGAGCGCTTCTCGCTGCGCGTCGACCCGGACCGCGTGGGCCTGCGTTTCACGGCCTTCGTGGCCGTGCGCAACGACGGCGGCATCCACTGCCGCGAGGTGGCGCCGCTGCTGCGCGAGATGCCCGAGGTGCTGGAACTGCACAGCGTGGCCGGCGAATACGACTTTCTGGCCAAGATCCGCACCACCCATGCCCGCGCGCTGGAAGAAGTGCTCTACAAGATCAAGGCCATCCCCGGCGTGGCGCGCACCACCAGCACCGTGGTGCTGAACACCGAGTTCGAAGACCGGCCGCTGCGCCTGCCATGA
- a CDS encoding 8-oxoguanine deaminase produces the protein MPSLLIHHATCIACLDHADPAQGRELADASLFVRDNVIEWIGPAAELPPALRDEAIDTIDARGHLVMPGLVNTHHHMFQSLTRAVPGVQDAELFGWLRGLYPIWAGLTPQMVQVSTQVAMAELLLSGCTTSSDHLYIYPNGVRLEDSIEAAQRIGMRFVATRGSMSVGQSAGGLPPDRVVEQEDAILKDSQRLIETWHSAAHGAMLQVALAPCSPFSVSPDLMRQSALLARSFKGQGVRLHTHLAENDHDIAYSRETFNKTPAQYAQELGWLGDDVWHAHCVKLDDEGISLFAASRTGVAHCPCSNMRLASGIAPVRRMLNAGVPVGLGVDGSASNDAAHMVNEARQAMLLARVGRALMPPETRDGKTFFGCDLGPTEMTARDALHIATRGGAQVLGRQDIGHLAVGMCADFALFDLRTLGFAGAAVHDPVASLLLCASPPAAYTVVNGRVVVREGQLTTVDLGPLVERHNRLAQQLAEAAR, from the coding sequence ATGCCCAGCCTGCTGATCCACCACGCCACCTGCATCGCCTGCCTCGACCACGCCGACCCGGCGCAGGGCCGCGAGCTGGCGGACGCGTCCCTCTTCGTGCGCGACAACGTCATCGAATGGATCGGCCCCGCCGCCGAGCTGCCACCCGCGCTGCGCGACGAGGCCATTGACACCATAGACGCGCGCGGCCACCTCGTCATGCCCGGGCTGGTGAACACGCACCACCACATGTTCCAGTCACTCACGCGGGCAGTTCCCGGCGTGCAGGACGCCGAGCTCTTCGGCTGGCTGCGCGGGCTGTACCCGATCTGGGCCGGGCTCACGCCACAGATGGTGCAGGTCTCGACCCAGGTGGCGATGGCCGAACTGCTGCTGTCGGGCTGTACCACCAGCAGCGACCACCTGTATATCTACCCCAACGGTGTGCGGCTGGAAGACAGCATCGAGGCGGCGCAACGCATCGGCATGCGTTTCGTGGCCACGCGCGGCAGCATGAGCGTGGGCCAGAGCGCGGGCGGCCTGCCGCCGGACCGCGTGGTGGAACAAGAAGACGCGATCCTGAAAGACAGCCAGCGCCTGATCGAGACCTGGCACAGCGCGGCACACGGTGCCATGCTGCAGGTGGCGCTGGCGCCGTGTTCGCCGTTTTCGGTGAGCCCCGATCTGATGCGCCAGAGCGCCCTGCTCGCCCGCAGCTTCAAAGGGCAAGGCGTGCGCCTGCACACCCACTTGGCCGAGAACGACCACGACATCGCCTACAGCCGCGAAACCTTCAACAAGACGCCCGCGCAATACGCGCAGGAGTTGGGCTGGCTGGGCGACGATGTGTGGCACGCGCACTGCGTGAAGCTCGACGACGAAGGCATTTCGCTCTTCGCCGCCAGCCGCACCGGCGTGGCGCACTGCCCCTGCAGCAACATGCGCCTGGCCTCTGGCATCGCGCCGGTCCGTCGCATGCTGAACGCCGGCGTGCCGGTGGGCCTGGGCGTGGACGGCAGCGCCAGCAACGACGCGGCGCACATGGTCAACGAGGCACGACAAGCGATGCTGCTCGCCCGCGTGGGCCGCGCCTTGATGCCGCCCGAAACCCGCGACGGAAAGACCTTCTTCGGCTGCGACCTCGGCCCGACCGAGATGACCGCGCGCGACGCGCTGCACATCGCCACCCGCGGCGGCGCGCAGGTGCTGGGGCGCCAGGACATAGGCCACCTGGCCGTGGGCATGTGCGCCGATTTCGCCTTGTTCGACCTGCGCACACTGGGCTTTGCCGGCGCCGCCGTGCACGACCCCGTGGCCAGTCTGCTGCTCTGCGCCAGCCCGCCCGCGGCCTACACCGTGGTCAACGGCCGGGTGGTGGTGCGCGAAGGCCAGCTCACCACCGTCGACCTCGGGCCGCTGGTGGAGCGCCACAACCGGCTGGCGCAGCAACTGGCCGAAGCGGCGCGCTGA
- a CDS encoding glycerate kinase, giving the protein MKHSTQNPRALLRHLYHVAVQRALPLHNTAAHLPPPPKGRTLVLGAGKAGGAMAQAVEALWPADAPLSGLVVTRYHHTPPRPEGLPQRIEVVEASHPVPDAAGLEAAQRILKLTEGLTKDDLVLCLISGGGSSLLTMPCDGLTLEDKQRINRQLLESGAHIGEMNTVRKHLSRIKGGRLAAACAPARVVTLTISDVPGDDVSVIASGPTVADASTCAEALDILRRYAIEVPPAVQQRLESGALETPKPGDAALAGLETHLIATPQQSLDAAADEARALGLNVVVLSDEIEGESREVGKVHAALARSTALGRSSFAKPCVILSGGETTVTVRPRAEGQKKGRGGRAGEFCLGLAQALGGQAGVWALAADTDGIDGVEDNAGALVTPDTLARAAALGLKITDHLARNDAYGYFEPLGDLVITGPTHTNVNDFRAVLVV; this is encoded by the coding sequence ATGAAGCACAGCACCCAGAACCCCCGCGCCCTGCTGCGCCACCTGTACCACGTGGCCGTGCAGCGCGCCCTGCCGCTGCACAACACCGCCGCCCACCTGCCACCCCCACCCAAGGGCCGCACCCTGGTGCTCGGCGCGGGCAAGGCCGGCGGTGCGATGGCGCAGGCGGTGGAGGCGCTGTGGCCGGCCGACGCGCCGCTCTCGGGCCTGGTCGTCACGCGCTACCACCACACGCCGCCGCGCCCCGAGGGCCTGCCGCAGCGCATCGAGGTGGTCGAAGCCTCGCACCCCGTGCCCGACGCGGCGGGGCTCGAAGCCGCGCAGCGCATCCTGAAGCTGACCGAGGGGTTGACCAAAGACGACCTCGTGTTGTGCCTCATCTCCGGCGGTGGCTCGTCGTTGCTGACCATGCCCTGCGACGGCCTCACGCTCGAAGACAAGCAGCGCATCAACCGCCAGCTGCTGGAGAGCGGCGCACACATCGGCGAGATGAACACCGTGCGCAAGCACCTCTCGCGCATCAAGGGCGGGCGCCTCGCTGCGGCCTGCGCGCCGGCCCGCGTGGTCACGCTCACCATCAGCGACGTGCCGGGCGACGACGTGAGCGTGATCGCCAGCGGCCCCACCGTGGCCGACGCGTCCACCTGCGCCGAGGCGCTGGACATCCTGCGCCGCTACGCCATCGAGGTGCCGCCCGCTGTGCAGCAGCGGTTGGAGAGCGGCGCGCTCGAAACGCCCAAGCCGGGTGACGCCGCGCTCGCTGGCCTTGAAACGCACCTGATCGCCACCCCCCAACAAAGCCTGGACGCCGCCGCCGACGAGGCCCGCGCGCTCGGCCTGAACGTGGTCGTGCTCAGCGACGAGATCGAAGGCGAGTCGCGCGAAGTCGGCAAGGTGCACGCGGCGCTGGCGCGCTCCACGGCGCTGGGCCGCAGCAGCTTCGCCAAACCCTGCGTCATCCTCAGCGGCGGCGAAACCACCGTCACCGTGCGCCCCCGCGCCGAAGGCCAGAAGAAAGGCCGGGGCGGGCGTGCCGGCGAGTTCTGTCTCGGCCTGGCCCAGGCGCTGGGCGGGCAGGCCGGTGTGTGGGCACTCGCCGCCGACACCGACGGCATCGACGGCGTGGAAGACAACGCCGGGGCGCTGGTCACGCCCGACACGCTGGCCCGCGCCGCCGCGCTGGGCCTGAAGATCACCGACCACTTGGCCCGCAACGACGCCTACGGCTATTTCGAGCCGCTGGGCGACCTGGTCATCACCGGTCCCACCCACACCAACGTGAACGATTTCCGGGCCGTGCTGGTGGTCTGA
- a CDS encoding DUF3348 family protein: MRSNLHRSGLVRQLAGFLPAGAPAPGDAARQDVAERLGQWLNVADAIGLSSAHAAIAAAGRQAARAPGQPAATAATLQGELERVRAVLSQSITTRDTRHRPDPDDLDTEFAFCLQRYQDQQRRMEMSVDALRGHVRQTLAQGAPRLAQLAALDAALGEMLGGREQRLLNNLPNFLRARFMALRQTAAASDTPHDLRWLQGFNTELEQTLLAELDHRLQPVVGMIEAMDI, translated from the coding sequence TTGCGCAGCAACCTCCATCGTTCAGGCCTGGTGCGCCAGCTCGCGGGCTTTTTGCCCGCCGGCGCGCCGGCGCCCGGCGACGCGGCGCGGCAGGACGTGGCCGAGCGCCTGGGGCAGTGGCTCAACGTGGCCGACGCCATCGGCCTGAGTTCGGCGCACGCGGCCATCGCCGCTGCCGGCCGGCAGGCCGCCCGCGCACCCGGCCAGCCGGCCGCCACCGCCGCCACGCTGCAGGGCGAGCTGGAGCGCGTGCGCGCCGTGCTCAGCCAGTCCATCACCACGCGCGACACGCGCCACCGGCCCGACCCGGACGACCTCGACACCGAGTTCGCCTTCTGCCTCCAGCGCTACCAGGACCAGCAGCGCCGCATGGAAATGAGCGTGGACGCGCTGCGCGGCCACGTGCGCCAGACCCTGGCCCAAGGCGCGCCCCGCCTGGCCCAGCTCGCCGCGCTGGACGCTGCGCTGGGCGAAATGCTGGGCGGGCGCGAGCAGCGCTTGCTGAACAACCTGCCCAATTTCCTCCGAGCGCGGTTCATGGCGCTGCGCCAGACCGCCGCCGCGTCCGACACCCCGCATGACCTGCGTTGGTTGCAGGGCTTCAACACCGAGCTGGAGCAGACCCTGCTCGCCGAGCTGGACCACCGTTTGCAACCGGTCGTCGGAATGATCGAGGCAATGGATATATGA